The following nucleotide sequence is from Planctomycetia bacterium.
CTGGCGGGGCGGGCGCGGGGACTCGACCAGGCGCTGGCGGAGTCGGGACGCGACCTGGCGCCGGTGCAGGTGGAACTGGGACACGACCTGGCGCCGGGGGAACAGGCGTGCGGCCCGGCGCAGGTGCCGGATCGGCTGGAACCGGCGTCGCGGGCGCCGGTCGACCGGGGACGGCTGGCGGCGGAGTTGGTGGCCCGAACAGCGGCATTGGCGTCCGCCCCGGAGCTGGCGCCGGAGCAGCCGGCGCAGGGGGTTACGGCACGCGGTATACCTCGAACAACGCGCTCGCCGCACGCCACAGCGCGGTCAACGCGAACGCCTTTGGCTACCGCTCGTACAACGCGAACTTTTACGGCGGTTACGCGAACGCCTGGCATCCCGCTAACTTTGCGGCGGCCTCGTACTATGCAAACCCCGGTTACGGCGCATTGGCGGCGACTTTGGGCATTGCCGCCGTGGCCAATCCGTACGATTACGGCAGCAACGTCGTGACGCAAACCAATACCGTGTACGTCAACGGCGACGCGACCGCCACGCCGGAACAATACTCCGATCAAGCAAGTCAAATCGCGACCGCTGGGCAAGAAGCCGCTCCCGCGGACGACACCAAGTGGATGCCGTTGGGCGTATTCGCGATCTGCGAAGGATCGGCGACGACCTCGGACGACATCTTTCAACTGGCAGTCAATCCCGACGGCGTGATTCGCGGCAATTACAATAACCAGCGCAACGACGACGTGGAAACCATCACCGGCTCGGTGGATAAATCCACGCAACGCGCCGCCTGGACCATTGGGTCCGACCAAACGCCCGTCTATGAAGCCGGGCTGGTGAACCTGACCAAGGACGCCACGCCGATCATGGTCCACAACGGCGACGGCACGTCCAATCAGGTCACGCTTGTTCGCTTGCAGGAACCAGCGGATCAGGGGAGTGCAAGCGGCGCGACGCCATAGTCGCGAACATATGCGGTCAGAATTGAACGTTTGGGGAGGATCTAAGCACCACGCGCGTACGTGGTCCGTGCAGTTGGACAGTTGGTCGTCGCACACCTTTTCGCGGCACACGCTCGCCATGTCGTGGCGGCCGTGACCCATGATGTGTTCGACAACGGCTGGCGGGACTGCCCCCGTGATGGCGATCGTCGTTCTGCTATGCGCCGCAGATGTCGTCTCCGCCCGGGGCGGGCGTGGAGGAAAAAGCGGTGGACGCGGGCGAGGCGGAATGTCCCGCGGTGGGAGCAGAGGTAAGTCCCGCTCCACATCGATGAGTCGCGCAACTGCCCCGCGCCCCAGTGCTTCCCGATCCACGGCGGCATGAAGCTTGTTCGCCCCGTACTGATCCATCACCGAGTGCTGGAAGTGTTGGCTTCACTCGTCCTCGGAGCGCCGCTGCACCAAGCACACCATTTCATTCGCCGCTCTGGCTTTCACTGGCTGTCGTACGAATATGTTGCGTCGGTTCTACCGAGGTACGACGCGACCGCCCCCGGGGGCCGCACCGTCGTGGCTCACCTGGGAAACGGCGTCAGCAAGTGCGCAATGCTTGGCGGCCAACGAGCTGATTGTATATCGGATCGACTGCGCGCTCGGTTCCTCGGCGGCGGCGCTCGGTCGTCTGGACGCCATCGTGTTCACCAGGGGTATCGGAGAGCACGCCGCCGTCATCCGCGAACAAGTCTGTCGTCAAGCGTCGTGGCTCGGTGTACAACTTGATGACGACGCGAATCAGCACGACGGGCCGCGAATCAGCCAGTCGGAGGGTCGAGTATCCGCTTGGGTCATTCCGATCAACGAGCAGCGCCAATGGTAGCGCGTCACGTGCGATCCGCGTTGGCGGACCTCCAATTCAGCGAAGGATAGACATTCGAATGGCAGAACAGCGAGCATCTAAGGGCGCGGAAACCATTAGCCTGGCGGATGAAGACGGGGTGAAGCAGGTCTTGGTGGAGACGGTGTTCAACCTCTGGGACATCGTCAACAATCTGACGCGCCTGCGTCCGTCGAAAGCAGAGCGCTATCGCGTGACGATCTTCGGTTCCGCGCGTGCCGAGCCGGGCAGCTTCGTTTACAATGAGTGCCAGCGCGTTGCGGCCGCCATCGCGGAAATGGGGTGCGACATCATCACTGGCGGCGGCCCCGGCTTAATGCAAGCCGCCAACGAAGGCGCGGCATCGGTGCAAGCCGCCGAGCGGAGCCAATCGGTGGGAATTCGGATCGAGTTGCCCTTCGAGCAGGATGTCAATCCGTTTGTCCAACAGTCCTTTGAGCACAAGACGTTCTTCACCCGTCTGCATCAGTTCGTCTTGATGTCCGACGCCTTCGTGGTCGTCCCGGGCGGCATCGGGACGGTGCTTGAGGCGATGATGGTGTGGCAATTGTTGCAGGTAAGGCATACCGAGGAGACGCCGTTGATTTTCGTCGGCAAGATGTGGAGCGAGTTGGTCGCCTGGGCGGAACACAACATGCTCCGCGACGAGCTACGGCTGGCGAGCCCACATGACTTGCGAATTCCACATTGTGTTGACACGGCCGATGAGGCCGTCGTGTTGATCCGCGAATTCCATAAAAAATGGCTGCAAACGCGCGAAGTCGGTGACAAAAGTTCCGCCAAGTAAATCGCTCAACCTGCATTGACCACTCGACTACATAGATCGGAGCTGCCATGGGCCGTCGTGATTCCGAACATCCTGACCCGAGTTCCGTGGCGCCTGAGGAGCTCACGCGCAAAGGATATGAAAAGAAACTCAAGAAACTGCATGTCGAGTTGGTGAAGTTGCAGGAGTGGGTCAAGCACGCCGGATTGAAAGTGTGCATCGTTTTCGAAGGACGGGACGGCGCTGGGAAAGGCGGCGCCATCAAGGCGATCACCGAACGCGTCAGCCCGCGCGTCTTTCGCGTGGTCGCGCTGCCTGCGCCGACGGATCGCGAAAAGTCGCAGATGTACGTGCAAAGGTATATGCAGCACTTTCCGGCGGCCGGCGAAGTGGTGATCTTCGATCGCAGTTGGTACAACCGCGCGGGCGTCGAGCGGGTGATGGACTTTTGCACCGAGGAACAAACAAGGCGGTTCTTGCAAGTGGCGCCGATGGTCGAGAAATCGATGGTCGAGTCCGGCATCGTCCTGATCAAGTACTGGCTGGAAGTCAGTGAGGAAGAACAAACCGGTCGCCTGGAAGCCCGCATCACGGACGGACGCAAGATTTGGAAACTCTCGCCGATGGACCTGCTGTCGTACAGTCGCTGGTACGATTACTCGCGGGCTCGCGATGCCATGTTTGCGGCGACCGATACGCCGTGGGCGCCGTGGTACGTGGTGCGCTCAGACGACAAAAAACGCGCGCGGCTGAATACGATCACGCATTTGCTCCAGCAGATCCCGTATGAGGAGGCGCCGCGCGACGAGATCAAGCTCCCGAAACGCCAAAAGGCCGGCGACTACGCGGACCCAGGTTATCCGTTCAAATACGTTCCAGAAAATTACTAGGCCGGAACCCAGAGGGTTCGAACCTCTAACCTTCGGTTCCGTAGGCGGCAGGCCGGTTTTTGTAACGGCTTTACGGGGTTGGTAGTTACGGAAATCCGTAACGATCGCGGTGCTCTCAGTGGTGCTCGCGAG
It contains:
- the ppk2 gene encoding polyphosphate kinase 2, with product MGRRDSEHPDPSSVAPEELTRKGYEKKLKKLHVELVKLQEWVKHAGLKVCIVFEGRDGAGKGGAIKAITERVSPRVFRVVALPAPTDREKSQMYVQRYMQHFPAAGEVVIFDRSWYNRAGVERVMDFCTEEQTRRFLQVAPMVEKSMVESGIVLIKYWLEVSEEEQTGRLEARITDGRKIWKLSPMDLLSYSRWYDYSRARDAMFAATDTPWAPWYVVRSDDKKRARLNTITHLLQQIPYEEAPRDEIKLPKRQKAGDYADPGYPFKYVPENY
- a CDS encoding protocadherin, which produces GGAGAGTRPGAGGVGTRPGAGAGGTGTRPGAGGTGVRPGAGAGSAGTGVAGAGRPGTAGGGVGGPNSGIGVRPGAGAGAAGAGGYGTRYTSNNALAARHSAVNANAFGYRSYNANFYGGYANAWHPANFAAASYYANPGYGALAATLGIAAVANPYDYGSNVVTQTNTVYVNGDATATPEQYSDQASQIATAGQEAAPADDTKWMPLGVFAICEGSATTSDDIFQLAVNPDGVIRGNYNNQRNDDVETITGSVDKSTQRAAWTIGSDQTPVYEAGLVNLTKDATPIMVHNGDGTSNQVTLVRLQEPADQGSASGATP
- a CDS encoding LOG family protein, with the translated sequence MAEQRASKGAETISLADEDGVKQVLVETVFNLWDIVNNLTRLRPSKAERYRVTIFGSARAEPGSFVYNECQRVAAAIAEMGCDIITGGGPGLMQAANEGAASVQAAERSQSVGIRIELPFEQDVNPFVQQSFEHKTFFTRLHQFVLMSDAFVVVPGGIGTVLEAMMVWQLLQVRHTEETPLIFVGKMWSELVAWAEHNMLRDELRLASPHDLRIPHCVDTADEAVVLIREFHKKWLQTREVGDKSSAK